The following are from one region of the Mycolicibacterium helvum genome:
- a CDS encoding VOC family protein: MLGHLGINVTDLATARIYYTTLMPLLGFEPFLDDGDQFAFRPAAGKPGTYLFFYPATDPGRYARESTGLQHLAFMVKSRSAVNEVHRLVQRLGGDVVHEPQFFPQYPPPYFATFWLDPFGLMLEAVCHHDRD, from the coding sequence ATGCTTGGACACCTGGGGATCAACGTCACCGATCTAGCGACAGCCCGGATCTACTACACAACGCTGATGCCCCTTCTCGGGTTTGAACCGTTCCTCGACGACGGTGACCAGTTCGCCTTTCGTCCCGCAGCAGGCAAGCCCGGGACGTACCTGTTCTTCTACCCGGCCACCGATCCCGGTCGCTATGCGCGCGAGAGCACCGGACTGCAGCACCTGGCTTTCATGGTCAAATCACGATCAGCGGTCAACGAAGTCCATCGTCTCGTGCAACGACTCGGCGGGGACGTAGTGCATGAGCCGCAGTTCTTTCCGCAATACCCGCCGCCCTACTTCGCGACCTTCTGGCTCGACCCATTCGGTTTGATGCTCGAAGCCGTCTGTCACCACGACCGTGACTGA
- a CDS encoding cellulase family glycosylhydrolase — MTTDTTPATASATAARISLPANLTGLFQQVVYTPLHAVVQAWIVSEVGRQVDDFINAVAGSYVIGNGAAGTEDHRNGGAGGWLLGDGGAGWGSDVDGVVGGNGGAAGVLGNGGAGGAGGAGAAGGAGGAGGSLMGIGGTGGAGGTGAAGAVGGAGGAGGDGAGLVFGIGGRGGAGGDGSDGGRGGNGGNGAAFLGTGGDGGNAGKSGVGGVATGLPALGGAGGTAGWLGNHGAVGDSGASAVATTPSGSLPPLSTSGTWVTTSDGQVVILHGVNEVYKLAPYEPSASGFNEADAQFLADNGFNVVRLGVIWAGIEPQPGVIDTAYLDSIQQTVQMLADHGIYTIIDMHQDLYSSTFYGEGAPDWASDGGGRPNKNSGFPGNYYVNAAMNHAWDAFWGNADSPNGIGLQDNYALVWQHVASYFSGNSAVIGYDIMNEPFPGSNYPVAMLGGSFFAVQQLTPMYQQVAAAIRSVDATTALYLEPPNPAVTEVPTLLGLPVALLGQITDPSVVLAFHNYCGPIGGVLCTKIANTLAAQAQSYSKRHNVPAVMNEFGATSDASTLTKEMSSGDRYLMGWTEWAYTGVGDITGSPNTEGLVYDPALPPVGDNVNTGNLAILSAPYPQIVSGTPSAWSVKNGIFNFSYSTAKVDGSGTFAEGSLSTISVPAVQYPNGYQVTVSGGHVVSAPNAAQLVIASDQGASTISVVVSPTV; from the coding sequence GTGACCACGGACACCACACCAGCGACCGCGAGCGCGACCGCTGCGCGGATATCGCTGCCGGCCAACCTGACCGGGCTGTTCCAGCAGGTCGTCTACACCCCGCTGCACGCCGTGGTGCAGGCCTGGATCGTCAGCGAGGTCGGTCGCCAGGTCGACGATTTCATCAACGCCGTGGCGGGTTCCTATGTGATCGGCAACGGTGCGGCCGGGACTGAAGATCACCGCAATGGTGGCGCTGGTGGGTGGCTTCTCGGCGACGGCGGTGCCGGCTGGGGCAGCGACGTGGACGGTGTTGTCGGTGGCAATGGCGGAGCGGCCGGAGTGTTGGGCAACGGCGGAGCTGGTGGAGCCGGTGGCGCTGGTGCGGCCGGCGGTGCGGGCGGTGCGGGCGGTTCGTTGATGGGCATTGGCGGCACCGGCGGTGCGGGTGGCACCGGCGCGGCGGGTGCCGTCGGCGGGGCTGGTGGAGCCGGTGGCGACGGGGCAGGCCTGGTGTTCGGCATCGGTGGCCGCGGCGGTGCCGGTGGTGACGGCTCCGATGGTGGCCGAGGCGGTAACGGTGGCAACGGCGCCGCGTTCTTGGGCACTGGTGGCGACGGCGGCAATGCCGGCAAGAGCGGTGTTGGTGGTGTCGCCACCGGGCTACCGGCGCTCGGTGGCGCTGGTGGGACGGCGGGCTGGCTCGGCAATCATGGTGCGGTCGGCGATTCCGGCGCCTCAGCGGTCGCGACCACACCCAGCGGTTCGTTGCCGCCACTGTCGACCAGTGGCACATGGGTGACCACGAGCGACGGACAGGTTGTCATCCTGCACGGCGTCAACGAGGTGTACAAGCTGGCGCCCTACGAACCATCGGCCAGCGGCTTCAATGAAGCCGACGCACAGTTCTTGGCGGACAACGGTTTCAACGTTGTGCGGTTGGGTGTGATCTGGGCCGGCATCGAGCCCCAACCGGGGGTGATCGACACCGCCTATCTGGACTCGATCCAGCAGACCGTGCAGATGTTGGCCGACCACGGTATCTACACCATCATCGATATGCACCAGGACCTCTACAGCAGCACCTTCTACGGTGAAGGCGCGCCCGACTGGGCATCAGACGGTGGCGGCCGACCCAACAAGAACTCGGGCTTCCCGGGGAACTACTACGTCAACGCTGCGATGAACCACGCCTGGGACGCATTCTGGGGCAACGCCGATTCGCCGAATGGCATTGGCTTGCAGGACAATTACGCGTTGGTGTGGCAGCATGTCGCGAGCTACTTCAGTGGCAACTCGGCCGTTATCGGCTACGACATCATGAATGAGCCCTTCCCGGGCTCGAACTATCCGGTCGCAATGCTTGGCGGTTCGTTCTTCGCTGTGCAGCAGTTGACACCCATGTATCAACAGGTGGCTGCCGCCATCCGTTCCGTCGACGCGACCACCGCGCTCTACCTGGAACCGCCGAACCCCGCGGTGACAGAGGTTCCCACTCTTCTGGGTCTTCCGGTGGCGCTGCTGGGGCAAATCACTGACCCGAGTGTTGTTCTAGCGTTCCACAATTACTGCGGGCCCATCGGCGGTGTCCTGTGCACCAAGATCGCCAACACGCTTGCCGCACAGGCGCAAAGCTACTCGAAGCGCCACAACGTCCCGGCGGTGATGAACGAGTTCGGCGCCACCAGCGACGCTTCGACACTGACCAAGGAGATGTCGTCGGGCGACCGGTACCTGATGGGCTGGACGGAGTGGGCATACACCGGTGTGGGTGACATCACCGGATCGCCGAACACGGAGGGCCTGGTGTACGACCCTGCGCTCCCGCCGGTTGGCGACAACGTGAACACCGGCAATTTGGCGATACTGTCCGCGCCGTACCCGCAGATAGTGTCTGGCACCCCGAGCGCCTGGTCGGTCAAGAACGGCATTTTTAACTTCAGCTATTCGACGGCGAAGGTCGACGGCTCCGGCACCTTCGCTGAGGGATCGCTGAGCACGATCTCAGTGCCCGCGGTGCAGTACCCGAACGGCTATCAGGTGACGGTCAGCGGGGGACACGTCGTCTCGGCGCCCAACGCCGCTCAACTTGTCATCGCGTCAGACCAGGGCGCAAGCACCATCAGCGTCGTCGTGAGCCCGACCGTCTAG
- a CDS encoding TetR/AcrR family transcriptional regulator, translated as MENSGAPLNDKPASRTERQRQRVRRRLLDAGRSVVAAKGVAGLRIQEVTDTADVALGSFYNYFESKEEFLEAIITESLSELAATTVGAPEDITDPAEIVALASLRVIQIAYTEPEFARLIANISHSEALFGRALHPFAEEAVARGIAGGRFIVIDIGVLLTSVIGGAFALIREVLDGRHGPGAEEAFARHTLASLGLPPAAAATVVAKVVSSERD; from the coding sequence TTGGAGAATTCCGGCGCGCCGCTCAACGACAAGCCGGCTTCGCGGACCGAACGTCAACGTCAACGGGTCCGCCGGCGACTACTGGACGCTGGTCGATCAGTAGTTGCGGCGAAAGGTGTTGCGGGCCTGCGCATCCAAGAGGTCACCGACACCGCTGATGTTGCGCTGGGCTCGTTCTACAACTACTTCGAGTCCAAAGAGGAGTTCCTCGAGGCGATCATCACCGAGAGCCTCTCGGAGCTGGCCGCCACGACGGTGGGCGCACCCGAGGACATAACCGATCCGGCGGAAATCGTGGCACTGGCCAGCCTACGGGTGATCCAGATCGCCTATACCGAACCGGAGTTCGCCCGGCTCATCGCCAACATCAGCCATTCAGAGGCTCTGTTCGGGCGCGCTCTGCATCCTTTCGCCGAGGAGGCCGTGGCGCGCGGCATCGCCGGCGGGCGATTTATCGTCATTGACATCGGAGTGCTGCTGACGTCGGTGATCGGCGGGGCGTTCGCCCTCATCCGCGAAGTCCTCGACGGGCGCCACGGCCCCGGCGCAGAAGAGGCATTCGCCCGCCACACGCTCGCGTCCCTGGGGCTTCCCCCAGCCGCTGCCGCTACCGTCGTCGCCAAAGTCGTTTCTTCGGAACGAGATTAA
- a CDS encoding spirocyclase AveC family protein, which yields MWAVLGVAWILFVGQAWTRWITSDSQFTPAPIHGPDTFSGTALLILRVIEVLSLLIAAATIWTFLIRPLRREGRLTLDGMIVIGSLLASGIDPLINYFHYTFAWNAHALNAGSWLAFFPLHQGPTRYAEGLAWFVPQYLYLGIGLAAIECRIILALRRRHPGIANIRSFSIAFVAILFVDIVIEQLFLRTQVYAFPRTWEAFTVFAGTPYQFPVYESVFVAAYAAGFTYLRMSAHDSPDGLPWLHRGIQRWSPRLHTAVKLLAVIGFCAVWAALSYFLPWSWMSVNPDSIISPPSFMMPG from the coding sequence ATGTGGGCAGTTCTGGGGGTCGCATGGATCCTGTTCGTCGGGCAGGCATGGACCCGCTGGATCACCTCAGACAGTCAGTTCACCCCCGCGCCGATCCACGGTCCCGACACCTTTTCCGGCACCGCCCTGTTGATCCTGCGGGTCATCGAGGTGCTGAGCCTGCTCATTGCGGCGGCCACCATCTGGACGTTCCTGATTCGCCCGTTGCGGCGTGAAGGACGTCTGACTCTTGACGGCATGATCGTCATCGGGTCGCTTCTCGCATCGGGGATCGACCCGCTGATCAACTACTTCCATTACACGTTCGCCTGGAACGCTCACGCGCTGAATGCTGGTTCCTGGCTGGCGTTCTTCCCGCTTCACCAGGGGCCGACCCGCTACGCCGAGGGCCTCGCCTGGTTCGTCCCGCAATACCTGTACTTGGGGATCGGACTGGCGGCCATCGAGTGCAGGATCATCCTCGCGCTGCGACGCCGTCATCCCGGAATCGCCAACATTCGATCGTTCAGCATCGCGTTCGTGGCGATTCTGTTCGTAGACATCGTCATCGAGCAACTGTTCTTGCGTACCCAGGTGTATGCGTTCCCGCGCACCTGGGAGGCATTCACCGTATTCGCCGGCACTCCCTACCAATTCCCCGTCTACGAGAGCGTGTTCGTCGCCGCGTACGCGGCGGGTTTCACGTACCTGAGAATGTCGGCCCATGACAGCCCGGACGGGCTGCCATGGCTGCACCGAGGGATTCAGCGGTGGTCGCCGCGGCTGCACACGGCCGTCAAACTTCTCGCCGTCATCGGCTTCTGCGCGGTGTGGGCCGCGCTGAGCTACTTCCTCCCGTGGAGCTGGATGTCGGTGAACCCGGACTCGATCATCTCCCCGCCCAGTTTCATGATGCCCGGCTGA
- a CDS encoding DUF3297 family protein — MPEDQNADVPPNHLSIDPRSAFYSEEVLSRDVGIRFNGVEKTNVHEYNVAEGWVRVEVSTAKDRRGNPMVVKLSGTVEPYFRLAK, encoded by the coding sequence ATGCCCGAGGACCAGAACGCAGACGTTCCGCCCAATCACCTCTCCATTGATCCGCGCAGCGCCTTCTATAGCGAAGAGGTGCTCAGCCGCGACGTGGGTATTCGCTTCAATGGTGTCGAGAAAACCAATGTTCACGAATACAACGTGGCCGAGGGTTGGGTGCGTGTCGAGGTCTCTACCGCGAAGGACCGCCGCGGAAATCCTATGGTCGTCAAGCTCAGCGGCACGGTCGAACCTTACTTCCGCCTAGCAAAATAG
- a CDS encoding phosphotransferase family protein: MALKNTIDTQEAAARLARWLTSRTGGAQPVRVTDLVVPESAGMSNETVLFTAEWPEDGQDRRSALVARVQPDGPGVFPAYDLSKEARVLQALGSHTDVPVPTVHFYEQAPDVFGSPFLVMERVDGQVPSDDPPFTAGGWVLDLTASQRKKMWHNSIDVLGSIHAVDWQALGLQFLDDADDAVRRQIDDWRGTFAWAAEGEANPTIEHALEWLADHVPTPAGPKVLNWGDARVGNIIFAADLTPAAVLDWEMVTVAPREVDLGWWLFLMRHHTDGIGLPLPEGIPTRAETVAHYQAGTGFTPADLDYYEVLAATKLSIIMVRAAHMMIAMGLLPQDSPMALSNPASQLLAQLLELPAPNGLSTSFIGNR; this comes from the coding sequence ATGGCGCTGAAGAACACGATCGACACGCAGGAGGCGGCCGCCAGGCTGGCTCGTTGGTTGACGTCCAGGACCGGCGGCGCACAACCGGTACGGGTGACCGATCTCGTGGTCCCGGAGTCGGCGGGTATGTCCAACGAAACCGTGCTGTTCACTGCCGAATGGCCGGAAGACGGACAGGACCGCCGCAGTGCCCTGGTGGCACGGGTACAGCCCGACGGACCCGGGGTTTTCCCGGCCTACGACCTCAGCAAGGAAGCCAGGGTGCTGCAGGCGCTCGGATCGCACACCGATGTCCCGGTACCCACGGTCCACTTCTATGAGCAGGCCCCGGATGTCTTCGGTTCACCATTTCTGGTGATGGAACGGGTCGACGGGCAGGTGCCGTCCGACGACCCGCCCTTCACGGCCGGGGGATGGGTGCTGGATCTCACGGCAAGTCAACGGAAAAAGATGTGGCACAACAGCATTGACGTGTTAGGCAGCATCCATGCCGTCGACTGGCAGGCGTTGGGCCTGCAATTCCTGGATGACGCCGATGACGCCGTCCGCCGGCAGATCGACGACTGGCGAGGCACCTTCGCTTGGGCGGCCGAAGGTGAGGCCAACCCGACGATCGAACACGCACTGGAATGGCTCGCCGACCACGTCCCCACCCCGGCTGGGCCCAAGGTGCTCAACTGGGGCGACGCTCGGGTCGGGAACATCATCTTCGCCGCGGACCTGACGCCGGCCGCGGTTCTCGACTGGGAGATGGTCACCGTCGCCCCGCGCGAGGTCGACCTGGGGTGGTGGCTGTTCCTGATGCGCCATCACACCGACGGGATCGGATTGCCACTGCCGGAAGGCATCCCGACACGCGCGGAGACGGTGGCCCACTACCAAGCCGGCACCGGCTTCACCCCGGCCGATCTGGACTATTACGAAGTGCTGGCTGCGACGAAACTGTCGATCATCATGGTGCGCGCCGCGCACATGATGATCGCAATGGGCCTGCTGCCGCAGGACTCGCCGATGGCCTTGAGTAACCCGGCGAGCCAACTTCTGGCCCAACTCCTCGAGTTGCCCGCCCCGAACGGACTGTCCACCTCCTTCATCGGCAATAGGTGA
- a CDS encoding phytoene desaturase family protein: MAAPSRQTQSPPREADFVIIGAGHNGLTAGCYLAKAGHSVAVIEASPTVGGMTSTNATLPEAPGHLFNEGAIQLTGIFRLSGVAEELELHKYGLRQISVDPAHVQLSPDGSSLAIWKDASRTADELRRFSPKDARVWLDLANALDPAMDVVVAYMKSHPLRPWNAEMGKAVARAARHPKRLWSLRQMATASHTEFLEENFESELPKGALAAMAAFSQMRLDMTAWAMIYLGVVQKVANAMPVGGTGALPAALHRCLLAHGGTVHTDCRVSELVMSQDRVTGVQLESGQVIKARKAVITTCNPVVTLNELLPAGVLDSRLSARARDIPIRKTHATSLKINVAIDGEVSMQRHEKWRGDGLDLRKYLIAWHTLKEQDAGWNSLVRGEWPDPVPVSCAIIPSAVDPTQAPPGRSNLWLWSGVIPVTPAEPWEDVRDKIGDSVLRDSALYYEGLDNLEIGRTVLGGPDIEGRFNAPAGNVYHVDPLITRFGPLKPAAGFGGYRTPVPGLYLSGAGTHPVGGVCALPGKLAAQTVLRDTTG, translated from the coding sequence GTGGCTGCACCCTCAAGGCAAACTCAATCCCCGCCCCGCGAAGCCGATTTCGTCATCATCGGCGCCGGCCACAACGGCCTGACGGCGGGCTGCTATCTGGCCAAGGCGGGCCACTCGGTGGCCGTGATCGAGGCGTCTCCGACCGTCGGGGGCATGACCTCGACCAATGCCACTCTGCCCGAAGCGCCGGGACACCTGTTCAACGAAGGGGCAATTCAGCTCACCGGGATTTTCCGGCTCTCCGGTGTCGCGGAAGAACTCGAACTGCACAAGTACGGCCTACGGCAGATCTCGGTCGATCCCGCACACGTGCAGCTCTCGCCCGACGGTAGTTCGCTGGCGATCTGGAAGGATGCCAGTCGAACCGCCGACGAGTTGCGTCGGTTCTCGCCGAAAGACGCCCGCGTCTGGCTCGACCTCGCCAATGCCCTTGATCCGGCCATGGACGTCGTCGTCGCCTATATGAAGTCCCATCCACTGCGACCGTGGAACGCCGAAATGGGCAAAGCGGTCGCCCGTGCGGCCCGCCATCCGAAGCGGTTGTGGTCGTTGCGGCAGATGGCCACGGCATCGCACACCGAGTTCCTGGAAGAGAACTTCGAATCCGAGCTGCCGAAGGGAGCGCTGGCCGCCATGGCCGCGTTCTCGCAGATGCGCCTCGATATGACCGCCTGGGCGATGATCTATCTCGGCGTCGTGCAGAAGGTCGCCAACGCCATGCCGGTAGGTGGCACTGGAGCTTTGCCCGCGGCGCTTCATCGCTGCCTGCTCGCACACGGCGGGACGGTTCACACCGACTGCCGCGTCAGCGAATTGGTCATGAGCCAAGACCGCGTCACCGGCGTACAGCTCGAGAGCGGCCAGGTGATCAAGGCGCGCAAAGCCGTCATCACCACGTGCAATCCCGTCGTGACCCTCAATGAGCTGCTACCGGCAGGGGTGCTCGATTCCAGGTTGTCCGCGCGAGCCCGCGACATTCCGATCCGCAAGACACATGCGACATCGCTGAAGATCAACGTCGCGATCGACGGCGAGGTGTCGATGCAACGCCACGAGAAGTGGCGAGGCGACGGACTGGACCTGCGCAAGTACCTGATCGCTTGGCACACGTTGAAAGAGCAGGACGCGGGCTGGAATTCATTGGTGCGAGGGGAGTGGCCCGACCCCGTGCCCGTCAGTTGCGCGATCATCCCGTCGGCTGTCGATCCCACGCAGGCGCCCCCCGGACGGAGCAATCTGTGGCTGTGGTCCGGCGTTATCCCGGTGACGCCCGCTGAGCCGTGGGAAGACGTGCGCGACAAGATCGGCGACTCGGTGCTGCGCGACAGCGCGCTCTACTACGAGGGTCTCGACAACCTCGAGATCGGTCGCACAGTACTTGGCGGGCCCGACATCGAGGGCCGCTTCAACGCGCCCGCAGGCAACGTCTACCACGTCGACCCGCTGATCACCCGCTTCGGACCCCTCAAGCCCGCGGCCGGTTTCGGCGGCTACCGAACCCCCGTGCCAGGGCTCTACCTCAGCGGGGCCGGAACTCATCCGGTCGGCGGTGTGTGCGCACTGCCGGGAAAGCTGGCCGCGCAAACGGTTCTGCGCGATACGACGGGCTAG
- a CDS encoding TetR/AcrR family transcriptional regulator translates to MSTNEKPTTRTTRQQQRTRRLLLDAGRTLIATKGVPGLRIQEVTEQADIALGSFYNYFSSKETFLEAVITESLSDLTSTTISNIDEDTDPAIVVASATLQVIKLAYDEPDFARLIVNIGHSEALFGAAVHPHARIAVERGIASRRFVVPDIGVLLTSVIGGTFALIREILDGQHGPHAERAFAQYVLTALGLPPVEALAVVNEAIAKADRP, encoded by the coding sequence GTGTCCACCAACGAGAAACCGACGACGCGAACCACACGTCAGCAGCAGCGCACTCGTCGATTGCTGCTCGACGCGGGTCGCACCCTGATCGCGACGAAGGGTGTGCCCGGCCTGCGCATCCAAGAAGTCACCGAGCAAGCCGACATCGCGTTGGGCTCGTTCTACAACTACTTCTCCTCCAAGGAGACGTTTCTCGAAGCCGTCATCACCGAAAGCCTGTCCGACTTGACGTCGACCACCATCAGCAATATCGACGAGGACACCGATCCCGCGATCGTGGTGGCCAGCGCCACCCTGCAGGTCATCAAACTCGCCTACGACGAGCCGGATTTCGCGCGACTCATTGTCAACATCGGCCACTCCGAAGCCCTGTTCGGCGCAGCCGTACATCCACACGCCCGGATCGCCGTAGAGCGCGGAATCGCCAGCCGCCGATTCGTGGTGCCCGACATCGGTGTCCTGCTGACGTCGGTGATCGGCGGGACGTTCGCCTTGATCCGGGAGATCCTCGACGGACAACACGGCCCGCACGCCGAAAGAGCGTTCGCACAGTACGTGCTCACAGCGTTGGGCCTGCCCCCGGTTGAGGCGCTTGCCGTCGTCAATGAAGCGATAGCAAAGGCGGACCGCCCGTAG
- a CDS encoding ATP-binding protein, which translates to MRYARRIIDDELDEIFGQIPAIAIDGPKAVGKTTTAEQRVVGLLRLDAKPNLEAVHADPGLLLSRPRPLLIDEWQKVPEVWDVVRRAVDDDPMGGQFLLAGSASPRHRATAHSGAGRIGRLRMRPMTLSERGIASPTVSLGELLTGSRLSLDGVTDVRLADYAHEIVTSGFPGMRTLGARALKFQLDSYLRNAVDRDVPEQGLAVRKPDAMLGWLRAYAAATSTTASYTAVLDAATAGVSGKPARSTTVAYRDALTQLWLLDPLPAWGPAGNPLARLAQSPKHHLADPALAARLLGLSVDALLSGEGRPIGPQAGGMLGHLFESLVTLCVRVAAQAAEATVGHLRTRNGDHEIDLVVVRDDGKVLAIEVKLAAAVEDRDGAHLRWLADHLRGDLLDAVIINTGPNAYRRRDGIGVVPLALLGP; encoded by the coding sequence ATGCGGTACGCCAGACGCATCATCGACGACGAACTGGATGAGATCTTCGGACAGATACCGGCGATCGCGATCGACGGCCCGAAGGCAGTTGGGAAGACGACGACAGCCGAGCAGCGAGTGGTCGGCCTGCTGAGGCTCGATGCAAAGCCCAACCTTGAGGCGGTGCATGCCGACCCGGGTCTGCTGTTGAGCCGACCGCGGCCCCTGCTCATCGACGAGTGGCAGAAGGTTCCAGAGGTTTGGGATGTCGTGCGGCGCGCTGTCGACGACGATCCGATGGGCGGCCAGTTTCTCCTTGCCGGGAGCGCTTCACCCCGCCATAGAGCGACGGCGCACTCCGGTGCGGGGCGTATTGGGCGGTTGCGCATGCGTCCCATGACGTTGTCGGAGCGAGGGATCGCGTCACCGACGGTCAGTCTCGGCGAATTGCTCACTGGGAGCAGGCTGTCGCTCGACGGGGTGACGGACGTTCGGTTGGCCGATTACGCGCATGAGATCGTGACTTCGGGTTTCCCGGGCATGCGGACTCTCGGTGCGCGGGCATTGAAGTTTCAGCTTGATTCGTATCTGCGCAACGCCGTTGATCGAGACGTGCCCGAGCAAGGGCTCGCCGTTCGTAAGCCTGATGCGATGTTGGGGTGGTTGCGTGCCTACGCTGCAGCCACATCCACGACAGCTAGCTACACCGCAGTGCTCGACGCGGCCACAGCCGGGGTCAGTGGCAAGCCGGCGCGTTCAACGACTGTCGCGTACCGAGATGCGCTCACTCAGCTATGGCTGCTGGACCCGCTGCCTGCCTGGGGGCCCGCGGGAAACCCGTTGGCGCGCTTGGCTCAATCGCCGAAGCATCACCTGGCCGATCCAGCGTTGGCGGCGCGTCTACTTGGCCTGTCCGTGGATGCGCTTCTCAGTGGTGAAGGCAGGCCGATTGGGCCTCAGGCTGGCGGCATGCTCGGGCATCTCTTCGAATCCTTGGTCACGCTTTGTGTACGGGTTGCTGCGCAGGCCGCCGAGGCCACTGTCGGCCACCTCCGGACACGCAATGGCGACCACGAAATAGATCTGGTGGTGGTGCGCGACGACGGGAAAGTGCTCGCGATCGAGGTGAAACTGGCCGCTGCGGTCGAAGATCGAGATGGCGCGCACTTGCGCTGGCTGGCCGACCACCTCCGCGGGGACCTGCTCGACGCGGTCATCATCAATACCGGGCCCAACGCGTACCGTCGCCGCGACGGCATCGGCGTGGTCCCGCTGGCGCTGCTGGGTCCGTGA
- a CDS encoding DUF7064 domain-containing protein, which produces MTSNAVPTDLHTHPGETDLLIPLPEAGESWDPHLIHTHYFGFSVPEAAIGAFLYVRYQPAFPLSQGGVCVFQGNDNVEYTDMAYLDYEITMPWPKIDNNTITTDNGLTIEFTDPGRSARLRYAAGDGRITLDLIAEAVTPLLARGHIMPGEEEHHHLADLADLADLADLADLADLARRPGGSEQFMHVTGQLVLDGRSYDVDCFAPRDRSWGQVRVERRGAVPMPPIGWSPMYFGPDLIFNQISFEPLDTKPRWAGLYDVGDRPSHHYAWVQRGDETRAITSVRRDVLEYHPRLHMATRQELTAEDDRGEVYRFRGEAIASASIPAWPNASFRDSVYRWEDEQGRISHATYQEIWFDTYQRAMAGGRSSLKLTNPTTKEAQEQWR; this is translated from the coding sequence GTGACGTCCAACGCAGTGCCCACCGACCTGCACACTCACCCGGGAGAGACCGACCTGCTGATCCCGTTGCCCGAAGCCGGGGAGAGTTGGGATCCGCACCTCATCCACACGCACTATTTCGGGTTCTCGGTCCCCGAAGCGGCGATCGGTGCTTTCCTGTATGTCCGGTACCAACCCGCATTCCCGCTGTCGCAGGGCGGCGTGTGCGTCTTCCAGGGCAACGACAACGTCGAATACACCGACATGGCCTACCTCGACTACGAGATCACCATGCCGTGGCCGAAGATCGACAACAACACCATCACCACCGATAACGGGCTCACGATCGAATTCACCGATCCCGGCCGCTCGGCCCGTCTGCGCTATGCGGCGGGTGACGGTCGCATCACACTGGACCTCATCGCCGAGGCGGTCACCCCGCTCCTGGCGCGGGGGCACATCATGCCAGGCGAAGAAGAACACCATCATCTGGCTGATCTGGCTGATCTGGCTGATCTGGCTGATCTGGCTGATCTGGCTGATCTGGCCCGAAGGCCCGGTGGCAGTGAGCAATTCATGCACGTTACCGGTCAGCTTGTGCTGGACGGCAGGTCATATGACGTCGACTGCTTCGCTCCGCGGGATCGGTCCTGGGGCCAGGTCCGCGTGGAGCGCAGGGGCGCGGTGCCGATGCCGCCGATCGGATGGTCGCCGATGTACTTCGGCCCCGACCTGATCTTCAACCAGATCAGTTTCGAACCCCTCGACACCAAGCCGCGGTGGGCTGGTCTCTACGACGTGGGAGATCGGCCTTCGCACCACTACGCATGGGTGCAGCGCGGGGATGAAACCCGCGCGATCACCTCGGTGCGTCGCGACGTGCTCGAGTATCACCCCCGGCTCCACATGGCCACGCGTCAGGAGCTCACCGCCGAGGACGATCGCGGCGAGGTCTATCGCTTCCGTGGCGAAGCCATAGCCAGCGCCTCGATCCCGGCATGGCCCAACGCCTCGTTCCGCGACAGCGTCTACCGCTGGGAGGACGAGCAGGGGCGGATCAGTCACGCCACCTATCAGGAGATCTGGTTCGACACCTATCAGCGGGCGATGGCCGGCGGCCGGTCCTCGCTCAAGCTGACCAACCCGACGACGAAAGAAGCTCAAGAACAATGGCGCTGA